Proteins from one Terriglobia bacterium genomic window:
- a CDS encoding type II and III secretion system protein yields the protein MRKVTATLTILFLFAAFLSAAESAKSLFQKGVKAEARQDYEAAFEFYKAAYQQKPDELKYRVPFERTRMLSASSKIKRGQKLRDQGSLQEALTVFQQALEVDPSNDLAAQEIRRTEIMIQKSAGGGQATATPPSRQEEEDPLRKRLENASSPVALAQFPDSPITALEMTEDSKVAYETIGKLAGINVLFDPDYTSRRLSIKLKGVSLQEGLDIVALESRTFWRPVTPNTIFVAQDTQAKRRELEQNVVKTFYLGNVSGPTDLQDIVNAIRTVLEVQRIQQIPSQSAIVIKGTPDQLALAEKMIDDIDKSKPEVIVDVWVAQVRRDKLRNLGITPPQNMVVALQGTNTTSTGTGTTTTTTPGSGLNFNDLQHLNSTNYAVTIDPLKAVALFSDADTKIMQNPKLRATDNEKATLTIADKIPIATGSFGTPLGIGTGVGSVGVNTQFTYTDVGVKMEITPRVHPDGQVTLKTSLEISNLNGSQTIGGITQPIISTRKVEHTIRLMDGETNLLGGILEVQDTSSTGGTPFLGQIPLLKYLFSSTQKEHITNELVFVLVPHIVRGQELNDLNRRAFDVGTGSGIDLRMAGRQVPASNATPAAATPAPQQPAGGAPMTPARQPSATVPQQVPRQQPPQQQNAAPQGTPAQQQTLKPGQVGLRLEPGALQQGVGSSFPMTVMLSQGEDIASIPIQISYDPKVFQFVKVTNGDFLAKDGQNVALVYRDDPATGRLQITAQRPPGSQGITGDGTVFNLTFTAKAKGTGAISIAVPGARNSKNQPVNVLGSQSTITVN from the coding sequence ATGAGGAAGGTTACAGCAACCCTCACCATTTTGTTTCTTTTTGCGGCATTTTTGTCCGCCGCGGAATCAGCCAAGAGTCTCTTCCAAAAAGGGGTCAAGGCAGAGGCGCGGCAGGACTACGAAGCCGCGTTTGAGTTCTATAAAGCCGCCTATCAACAAAAGCCTGACGAGCTGAAATACCGGGTACCGTTTGAGCGGACCCGCATGCTCTCTGCCTCAAGCAAGATTAAGCGGGGGCAAAAGCTCAGGGACCAGGGCAGTCTGCAGGAAGCATTGACGGTTTTCCAGCAGGCGCTAGAGGTTGATCCCAGCAACGATCTTGCGGCACAGGAGATCCGGCGCACAGAGATCATGATCCAAAAAAGCGCAGGCGGAGGGCAAGCCACTGCAACGCCGCCGAGCCGGCAGGAAGAAGAAGATCCCCTACGGAAGCGCCTGGAGAATGCCAGCTCTCCAGTGGCCCTGGCCCAGTTTCCTGATTCGCCAATCACTGCGCTGGAAATGACCGAAGATTCCAAAGTGGCGTATGAAACGATTGGCAAGCTGGCCGGCATCAACGTGCTGTTTGATCCCGATTACACTTCCCGCCGCCTGAGCATCAAGCTGAAAGGCGTGAGTTTGCAGGAAGGATTGGACATTGTTGCGCTGGAGTCGCGCACATTCTGGCGCCCGGTAACGCCGAACACAATTTTTGTTGCCCAGGATACGCAGGCGAAGCGCCGCGAACTGGAGCAAAACGTAGTAAAGACTTTTTATCTCGGCAACGTTTCCGGCCCCACTGACCTTCAGGACATTGTGAACGCCATCCGCACGGTGCTTGAAGTGCAGCGCATTCAGCAGATTCCATCGCAGAGCGCCATCGTAATTAAAGGCACTCCAGACCAACTGGCGCTGGCTGAGAAGATGATCGACGATATCGATAAATCCAAGCCTGAAGTCATCGTGGATGTGTGGGTGGCGCAGGTACGGCGAGACAAGCTGCGCAATCTGGGCATTACGCCGCCGCAAAATATGGTCGTGGCCCTGCAAGGCACCAATACCACCAGTACGGGCACTGGCACCACTACCACGACGACCCCGGGCTCCGGCTTGAACTTTAACGATCTCCAACACCTGAATTCGACGAACTATGCGGTGACGATTGATCCCTTGAAAGCAGTAGCATTGTTTTCCGATGCCGACACCAAGATCATGCAGAATCCGAAGCTCCGCGCCACGGATAATGAAAAGGCTACGCTTACCATTGCGGACAAGATTCCGATCGCGACAGGTTCATTTGGTACGCCGCTGGGCATCGGCACAGGCGTAGGTTCAGTGGGCGTGAACACGCAGTTCACCTATACAGACGTCGGCGTGAAAATGGAAATCACGCCGCGCGTGCATCCGGATGGACAGGTGACGCTGAAGACGTCACTGGAAATCTCAAACCTGAACGGATCGCAGACCATCGGCGGCATTACGCAGCCAATTATCAGCACACGCAAGGTTGAGCACACCATCCGTTTGATGGACGGAGAAACCAACCTGCTGGGCGGAATCCTGGAAGTGCAGGACACCAGTTCGACGGGTGGCACGCCGTTTTTGGGGCAGATCCCCCTGCTGAAGTACCTGTTCTCATCGACGCAAAAAGAACATATTACGAATGAGTTGGTGTTTGTGCTGGTACCGCACATTGTGCGCGGCCAGGAACTGAATGATTTGAATCGCCGCGCGTTTGACGTGGGCACGGGCAGCGGAATAGATCTGCGCATGGCGGGCCGGCAGGTCCCTGCCAGCAACGCTACTCCGGCAGCAGCTACGCCGGCGCCGCAGCAGCCCGCAGGCGGAGCGCCGATGACTCCAGCGCGGCAGCCATCGGCTACCGTTCCGCAGCAGGTTCCTAGGCAGCAGCCGCCGCAGCAGCAAAATGCAGCGCCACAGGGCACACCTGCGCAGCAGCAAACGCTCAAGCCAGGCCAGGTGGGATTGCGTCTGGAGCCTGGAGCATTGCAGCAGGGAGTTGGAAGCAGCTTCCCCATGACGGTGATGTTGTCACAGGGCGAGGACATTGCATCGATTCCCATTCAAATTAGTTACGATCCAAAGGTGTTCCAGTTCGTGAAAGTCACGAATGGTGATTTCCTGGCCAAAGACGGCCAGAACGTGGCGCTGGTGTATCGCGACGACCCGGCAACGGGCAGACTGCAGATCACCGCGCAACGGCCTCCGGGATCGCAGGGCATCACGGGCGATGGCACTGTGTTTAACCTGACGTTTACGGCGAAGGCCAAAGGTACTGGCGCGATTTCCATTGCCGTGCCGGGAGCACGGAACAGCAAGAACCAGCCGGTGAACGTACTGGGATCGCAAAGCACAATCACGGTAAACTAG
- a CDS encoding leucyl aminopeptidase gives MDIRLIASNPAEVETECLVVFALDHAAKDTANKDLAKNNQAGKEAPKPEPRLAIRDGALEKAVAELVATGEVTGKAFESALLHRPQGLKAKRLLVVGAGKAKSFTHAEVRKAAGSAIRALKPKGIKSCAILVPDLSSGAEDAVRTIVEGALVADFDPDTYRSDRKDLSVKDITLVAPAGADQGKLQNALTQGRVIGESQNFTRELVNEPSNRLTPTMLGDRAKKMCDTVGLKCELMGPDKIKEMKMGAFWSVSQGSDEEPRLIVMRYEPQGAPEKPVLGLVGKGITFDTGGISIKPADGMEKMKYDMAGGAAMIGAMRAIALLKPKVKVIGIVCASENMPSGKAQKPGDVQIAMSGKSIEIINTDAEGRLVLADGLYYARTLGCTHLIDAATLTGACVVALGYANAGVFANDEDAYKHFTTALQRSGEKFWRLPLDQEYLDQIRSNIADIMNTGGRWGGASTAAVFLKEFVDDTPWLHLDIAGTAWMEENKSWIAKGPSGIGVRSLIEFVRSFEGK, from the coding sequence ATGGATATCCGCCTGATCGCCTCCAATCCCGCTGAAGTTGAAACCGAATGCCTGGTCGTTTTTGCTCTGGACCACGCCGCGAAAGACACTGCGAATAAAGATCTTGCCAAAAACAACCAAGCCGGCAAAGAAGCTCCCAAGCCTGAACCTCGACTGGCAATAAGAGACGGTGCTTTGGAAAAGGCCGTGGCGGAGCTGGTGGCCACTGGAGAAGTCACCGGCAAAGCCTTTGAAAGCGCCCTGCTCCATCGTCCCCAGGGACTGAAAGCCAAAAGGCTTCTGGTTGTTGGCGCAGGCAAGGCCAAATCTTTCACGCACGCTGAAGTACGCAAAGCCGCCGGCAGCGCCATCCGTGCATTAAAGCCCAAGGGGATCAAGAGCTGCGCCATTCTAGTGCCCGATCTCAGCAGCGGCGCGGAAGACGCCGTGCGCACAATCGTTGAAGGTGCTCTGGTAGCAGACTTCGATCCCGACACTTACCGCAGCGATCGCAAAGACCTGAGCGTAAAAGACATCACCCTCGTCGCGCCTGCCGGGGCAGATCAGGGCAAACTGCAAAACGCCTTGACGCAGGGCCGGGTCATCGGCGAATCACAGAATTTCACCCGCGAACTGGTGAATGAGCCCAGCAACCGCCTTACGCCAACCATGCTGGGTGATCGCGCCAAAAAGATGTGCGACACTGTGGGCCTGAAGTGCGAACTGATGGGCCCGGACAAAATCAAAGAAATGAAGATGGGCGCTTTCTGGAGCGTGTCTCAGGGTTCCGACGAAGAGCCTCGCCTGATCGTAATGCGCTATGAACCTCAGGGTGCGCCGGAAAAACCAGTGCTCGGCCTCGTCGGCAAGGGCATTACGTTTGATACTGGCGGCATCTCCATCAAGCCGGCCGACGGCATGGAGAAGATGAAATACGATATGGCCGGCGGCGCGGCCATGATCGGCGCCATGCGCGCCATTGCCCTGCTCAAGCCCAAAGTAAAAGTTATTGGCATTGTTTGCGCCTCAGAAAACATGCCCAGCGGCAAAGCCCAAAAGCCGGGTGACGTCCAGATTGCCATGTCCGGTAAATCCATTGAGATCATTAATACTGATGCTGAAGGCCGCCTCGTCCTAGCCGACGGACTCTATTACGCTCGCACTCTCGGCTGTACTCATCTCATCGACGCCGCTACTCTCACCGGCGCTTGCGTGGTTGCCTTGGGTTACGCCAATGCCGGCGTCTTCGCCAACGATGAAGACGCTTATAAGCACTTCACAACTGCGCTGCAACGCTCAGGAGAAAAATTCTGGCGTCTTCCGCTCGATCAGGAATATCTCGACCAGATCCGCTCCAACATCGCCGACATTATGAACACTGGCGGACGCTGGGGCGGCGCCAGCACCGCTGCTGTCTTCCTGAAAGAGTTCGTCGACGACACACCATGGCTGCACCTCGACATTGCCGGCACCGCATGGATGGAAGAAAACAAAAGCTGGATCGCCAAAGGCCCATCAGGAATCGGCGTGCGGAGCTTGATTGAGTTCGTCAGGAGCTTTGAGGGGAAGTAG
- the smpB gene encoding SsrA-binding protein SmpB codes for MARQTTHQTEPNKPKNVKRDPIASGERDATFNRAASHNYFLEDKMEAGIVLTGSEVKSVRAGRANLKDGYALLKDGELWLLNAHIGAYENAGYAGHTPLRTRKLLIRSDELRKLQAKTQQKGYTLVPTRMYFKNGKIKCEIALAKGKQSWDKRETERRRTADKEAREAIARSRKQ; via the coding sequence ATGGCCCGCCAGACCACACACCAAACCGAGCCTAACAAGCCCAAAAACGTCAAGCGGGATCCCATCGCTTCCGGCGAGCGCGATGCCACGTTTAACCGGGCCGCCAGCCACAATTACTTTCTTGAAGACAAGATGGAAGCCGGAATCGTGCTGACCGGGTCTGAAGTCAAGTCCGTACGCGCCGGCCGCGCGAACCTGAAAGATGGCTATGCCCTGCTAAAAGACGGCGAATTATGGCTGTTGAATGCTCACATTGGAGCCTATGAAAACGCCGGTTATGCTGGACATACTCCGCTACGCACCCGCAAACTTCTTATTCGGTCCGACGAGCTGCGTAAACTGCAGGCCAAGACCCAGCAAAAAGGCTACACCCTGGTGCCAACGCGCATGTACTTCAAAAACGGTAAGATCAAATGTGAGATCGCTTTGGCCAAGGGCAAACAGAGCTGGGACAAACGTGAAACCGAACGTCGCCGCACAGCTGACAAGGAAGCCCGCGAGGCCATTGCCCGGTCGCGAAAACAGTAG
- the hutI gene encoding imidazolonepropionase translates to MPKSTQSPYLLLANIGQLLTLRGGAAPRRRTELQEIGLIKDAAVLCGGGKILASGPQRELLRDPWLRSHRKKIKELDCQSGVVIPGLIDCHTHPVFTDPRLVDFEKRISGAGYEEIAAAGGGIRSSVAGVRRASRGELSKKVLTALNAMLKQGTSVVEAKSGYGLTLEDEIKSLQAIRDGARQWPGEVVPTLLAAHVVPQEYAGKADGYVKKVCDEMIPLVAKKKLAKYVDVFCDRGAFTQEQSEKVLAAARKHGLGTRAHVCQFTAAKLKPLLEYQPASFDHMDCVQPEDVSLLARGDTVAVLLPGANYFLGHKEFPDARRLIEAGVPVALATDYNPGTSPTPSMPFVISLACTHMKMTPAEAIAAATINAACALQMQDRKGSLEAGKDADLAVFDVKDYREIAYWFAWDRCVEMVVAGKVVGLDRRP, encoded by the coding sequence TTGCCAAAATCCACTCAATCTCCCTACCTTCTTCTGGCCAACATCGGTCAGCTGCTTACGCTGCGCGGTGGAGCTGCGCCAAGACGCAGAACCGAACTTCAAGAAATCGGCCTAATAAAAGATGCTGCCGTACTTTGCGGCGGTGGGAAGATCCTTGCCTCTGGCCCGCAGCGCGAATTGCTGCGCGATCCCTGGTTGAGAAGCCACCGCAAAAAAATCAAGGAGCTTGATTGTCAGAGCGGGGTAGTGATCCCAGGGTTGATTGATTGCCACACACATCCGGTGTTCACCGATCCGCGCTTGGTCGACTTTGAAAAGAGGATCAGCGGGGCGGGCTATGAAGAGATTGCGGCGGCTGGAGGCGGGATTCGGTCGAGCGTCGCGGGGGTGCGAAGGGCGAGCCGGGGCGAGCTGAGCAAGAAGGTGCTCACGGCGCTTAATGCCATGCTGAAGCAGGGAACCAGCGTGGTGGAAGCCAAATCCGGCTATGGCTTGACGCTGGAAGATGAGATTAAGTCGCTGCAGGCGATACGCGATGGGGCGCGGCAATGGCCGGGAGAAGTGGTCCCAACGCTGCTGGCAGCGCATGTGGTGCCGCAGGAATATGCGGGCAAAGCAGACGGCTATGTCAAGAAAGTCTGCGACGAGATGATTCCGCTGGTGGCCAAAAAGAAGCTGGCGAAGTACGTTGACGTATTTTGCGATCGGGGGGCATTTACGCAAGAGCAGTCGGAGAAGGTCCTGGCGGCGGCGCGCAAGCACGGTCTGGGGACACGTGCCCACGTCTGCCAGTTTACGGCGGCAAAATTGAAGCCCTTGCTTGAGTATCAGCCTGCCTCTTTCGATCACATGGACTGTGTGCAGCCAGAAGATGTTTCATTGCTGGCGCGCGGAGACACAGTAGCGGTCCTGCTGCCCGGAGCAAATTATTTTCTTGGACACAAAGAATTTCCCGATGCGCGACGACTGATCGAGGCAGGTGTGCCCGTGGCATTAGCCACGGACTACAATCCCGGGACTTCACCGACACCCAGCATGCCATTTGTGATTTCACTTGCCTGCACACATATGAAGATGACGCCGGCGGAGGCGATTGCCGCAGCAACGATCAACGCCGCGTGTGCCTTGCAGATGCAAGACCGGAAGGGCAGTCTGGAGGCGGGCAAAGATGCGGATTTAGCGGTTTTTGATGTGAAAGATTACAGGGAAATAGCTTATTGGTTTGCCTGGGACCGCTGTGTTGAAATGGTAGTGGCGGGAAAAGTTGTGGGATTGGATCGGCGACCATGA
- a CDS encoding type II secretion system GspH family protein, with protein MSRHLPARRQSGVTLLEMIVVITILLILMGAAVPVLKVSVRRQREVDLRRDLWEMRGAIDRYKDAADKNAFQQKLGSEGYPPDLDTLVNGVEIAGGKKLRFLRRIPVDPMTGNTDWGLRSMQDDPQSDSWGGQNVFDVYTKSTGVGLDGTKYKDW; from the coding sequence ATGAGCAGGCATTTGCCGGCGCGCCGTCAGAGTGGTGTGACCCTGCTGGAAATGATTGTGGTAATCACAATCCTGCTGATCCTGATGGGGGCGGCGGTTCCAGTGCTGAAAGTAAGCGTGCGCCGCCAGCGGGAAGTGGACTTGCGGCGCGACCTTTGGGAAATGCGTGGCGCGATTGATCGCTATAAGGACGCAGCGGACAAAAATGCGTTTCAGCAGAAGCTGGGTTCTGAGGGATATCCGCCGGACTTGGATACGCTGGTCAACGGCGTGGAGATTGCAGGCGGTAAGAAACTCCGTTTTCTGCGCCGCATCCCGGTAGACCCCATGACCGGGAACACGGATTGGGGCCTGCGCTCCATGCAGGATGATCCTCAGTCGGATTCCTGGGGCGGGCAGAACGTGTTTGATGTGTACACAAAGTCCACCGGTGTCGGCCTGGATGGCACCAAATATAAGGATTGGTAA
- the hutU gene encoding urocanate hydratase, giving the protein MPVDTEIQATHLPPLKAPRGTEITCKGWPQEAAMRMLMNNLDDEVGERPTDLVVYGGTGKAARNQQCLEAILASLKSLDSDETLLVQSGKPVGIFKTHDYAPRVLIANSNLVGHWSNWEKFNELERAGLMMYGQMTAGSWIYIGSQGIIQGTFETFAAAAEKHFGGELAGKLIVSGGMGGMGGAQPLAATMTGACFLGIDVDAERIKKRLKTGYCDFMVNNLDEALRILKNAVRKKEAISVGLVGNCADVIPELAERGVLPDILTDQTSAHDPLNGYVPNGMSLEQALELRKNDPKAYLEKSMNAMARHVEGMLRLQKMGSVTFDYGNNIRTFAFQQGVKNAYDFPGFVPAYIRPLFCEGRGPFRWVALSGDPADIAVTDDLVLEMFPKNRILSRWIDLARKRIKFQGLPARICWLGYGERAQFGLAMNELVKKGKIKAPIVIGRDHLDCGSVASPYRETESMKDGSDAVADWPLLNALLNTASGASWVSIHNGGGVGIGYSLHAGQVTVADGTEMMAKRIERVLTNDPGIGVARHVDAGYEEAERFAEKTGVKVPMKLRPER; this is encoded by the coding sequence ATGCCGGTTGATACTGAAATTCAGGCTACTCATCTTCCTCCGCTGAAGGCCCCGCGTGGAACAGAAATCACCTGCAAAGGCTGGCCGCAGGAAGCCGCGATGCGCATGCTCATGAACAACCTCGATGATGAGGTGGGCGAGCGCCCGACAGACCTGGTGGTCTATGGCGGCACGGGCAAAGCAGCCCGCAACCAGCAATGCCTGGAGGCGATCCTTGCGTCCTTGAAGTCCTTGGACAGTGATGAGACGCTGCTGGTGCAATCGGGCAAACCCGTGGGAATTTTTAAAACGCATGACTACGCGCCGCGAGTGTTGATTGCCAACTCCAACCTTGTGGGCCACTGGTCAAACTGGGAAAAGTTCAACGAGCTGGAACGCGCCGGACTCATGATGTATGGGCAGATGACGGCGGGCTCGTGGATTTATATCGGTTCGCAAGGAATCATTCAGGGGACATTTGAGACGTTTGCCGCGGCGGCAGAAAAACATTTTGGCGGCGAACTGGCGGGGAAACTGATCGTGAGCGGCGGCATGGGCGGCATGGGTGGCGCGCAGCCGCTGGCGGCGACGATGACTGGCGCGTGCTTTCTGGGAATTGACGTGGACGCAGAGCGCATCAAGAAGCGCCTGAAGACCGGCTACTGCGACTTCATGGTCAACAATCTGGATGAAGCGCTGCGTATTCTGAAGAATGCCGTGCGCAAGAAAGAAGCGATTTCCGTGGGGCTGGTGGGGAACTGCGCGGACGTAATTCCTGAGCTGGCCGAGCGTGGCGTGCTTCCGGACATTCTTACCGACCAGACTTCGGCGCATGATCCGCTGAACGGCTATGTGCCCAACGGCATGTCGCTGGAGCAGGCGCTCGAGCTGCGGAAGAACGATCCCAAGGCGTATCTGGAAAAATCAATGAACGCGATGGCGCGCCACGTGGAAGGCATGCTGCGCCTGCAGAAGATGGGCAGCGTGACGTTCGATTACGGCAACAACATCCGGACATTTGCGTTCCAACAGGGCGTAAAGAACGCTTATGATTTTCCCGGCTTTGTCCCGGCATACATTCGTCCTCTGTTCTGCGAAGGACGCGGGCCATTCCGGTGGGTGGCACTCTCCGGCGATCCGGCAGATATCGCTGTAACCGACGATCTGGTGCTGGAGATGTTTCCGAAGAACCGCATCCTGAGCCGCTGGATTGATCTGGCGCGCAAGCGCATCAAGTTCCAGGGACTGCCGGCGCGCATCTGCTGGCTGGGTTACGGCGAGCGCGCGCAGTTCGGCCTGGCGATGAATGAATTGGTAAAGAAAGGCAAGATCAAGGCACCGATAGTGATCGGTCGCGACCATCTGGATTGCGGGTCGGTGGCTTCGCCGTATCGCGAGACCGAGAGCATGAAAGACGGCAGCGATGCCGTGGCCGACTGGCCGCTGCTCAATGCTCTGCTTAATACTGCCAGCGGCGCCAGTTGGGTTTCGATCCATAATGGAGGCGGCGTAGGCATTGGCTATTCATTGCACGCCGGGCAAGTTACCGTCGCCGACGGGACAGAGATGATGGCAAAGCGTATTGAGCGCGTGCTGACGAATGATCCGGGAATTGGCGTGGCGCGGCACGTGGACGCTGGGTATGAAGAGGCAGAGCGGTTCGCGGAGAAAACGGGCGTGAAGGTACCGATGAAGCTCCGTCCCGAGCGGTAG
- a CDS encoding type II secretion system GspH family protein yields the protein MIGPFRLQRRQRGFTLIEMIIVCAIISILLGIMVPIYRIHILHANEAVLKEDLYNMRQAIDQYTQDKGKAPQALDDIVSAGYLHAIPKDPFTHATDSWQTVQEDVLTSIDQTQPGISDVKSGSSLVSSEGTAYNTW from the coding sequence ATGATCGGTCCATTCAGATTACAGAGGCGGCAGCGCGGCTTCACGCTGATTGAGATGATCATCGTGTGCGCCATCATCTCCATTCTGCTGGGCATCATGGTGCCGATTTATCGCATTCACATCCTGCACGCAAATGAAGCGGTACTGAAAGAGGACCTTTACAATATGCGGCAGGCCATTGATCAGTACACGCAGGACAAAGGCAAAGCACCTCAAGCTCTGGATGACATTGTTTCAGCGGGCTATCTGCACGCGATTCCCAAAGATCCTTTTACCCATGCCACCGATTCATGGCAGACCGTGCAGGAAGACGTGCTGACCAGCATTGACCAGACGCAGCCGGGCATCAGCGACGTGAAAAGCGGATCAAGCCTGGTCAGCTCTGAAGGCACGGCTTACAACACCTGGTGA